AGTCGGCGGCCAGAGTCCGGGTCTCGTCGCTTTCGGCTGCCATATCGTTGATGATCCCGTCGGCGAGAGCAAACACGGCGTCCTTGTGGTCCGTCTTGGACTTGTGGATCGATGTCGGCTTGACACCCAGTGTGGCGTACTCGTCGTGCTGGACCTCGGTTTCGCTCTCTTCCTCGTAGTGGACCTGTACCTGTGCAAGAAGGCTGTGCAGGTGAATGAGCTCCTGTTTACGCATGGATGCGAAGAGATAAAACACGAGGGCTTATAGTAGTGTCTCGCTACGTGTTACCACACCAAGGACAGTTTGTGCATCAGTTGTCACTGGCACAAATGAATGGTGTGGCCGATATCAGAACTCGTGAGAAACGGTCGGAGTCCATGAGAAGGGCGTGTAGCCCGAACGAGCCGTGTTCCGGGTGCCGATGACCGGCGTCGAGTCCGGACAGCAGTGACGAATCCGTCTGGCGATGAGTCCGGCCGGCCACAGCGCCGACAGACGGGGTCGTCGCTCGCCACCGTCGACGAATACACGACGGTCCCGAGAGCGTTTGTATCTGGGTCCCGCAGAGACGGGTATGCACGACGAGGATCGGCGGACTGCGGGCTTCAAACGGAAGACCCGCGTCGAGGCGGCACGAACGGCGTTTCACGGGGAGATTACTCCACTCTCCCGAACCGAGCGGGTCCCCGTGAGACAGGCCGACGAGCGGGTACTGGCGACCGGGATCGATGCGGACCGTCCGATCCCACACTACGCGCGGGCGGCGATGGACGGCTACGCGCTCAGAGCGGCCGACACCCACGACGCGAGCGAGCGGTCCCCGGTGCGGCTCACAGTCGGGGACCAGCCCGGCACCGGACAGGCTACCAAAGTCCACACCGGCAGCGTCCTTCCCGACGGGGCCGATGCCGTAATCAAAGTCGAGGAGACGGACCGACGTGAGGGGGACATCGACGTGTTCAGTTCGGTCGCGAGCGGGACCAACGTCGGTCCAGTCGGCGAAGACATCGAGGCCGGCCAGCGGCTCTACGACGAGGGAACACAACTCCGTCCGTCGGATCTGGGGCTGGTGAAAGGGACCGGCTACGACGACGTGGCGGTCTACGAACGACCGCGCGTGAGCGTGATCCCGACGGGCGAGGAACTCGTCCAGACCGACCCCGAACCCGGCGAGATCGTCGAGACGAACGGACAGACCGTCGCACAGTACGTCGAGCGCTGGGGCGGCGTCGCGACGGACAGGTCGATCGTCACCGACGACCTCGACGCGCTCCGGGCGGCGATCAGCCGCGATACCGACCACGACATCGTGGTGACGACCGGCGGTTCCTCGGTCGGCGAACGCGACCTCCTTCCGGAAGTCGTCGACGGCCTCGGCGACGTGATCGTCCACGGTGTCGCACTGAAACCCGGCCACCCGGTCGCGCTGGGCGTCGTCGACGGGACGCCGGTTCTGAACCTCCCGGGCTATCCGGTCGCCTGTATCGTCACCGCCGTCCAGTTCCTCCGGCCGGCACTCAGGCGGGTCGGTCACATGCCGGTTCGCGGACCGCCCACGACGACAGCGCGGCTGACGCGGAAGATCACGAGCGAACCCGGGACACGGAGCTACGCCCGTGTGACCCTCGACGAGACTGACGAGGGAGCGACCGCGACCCCGGTCCGGAGCGGCGGTGCGGGCGTCCTCTCTAGTGTCGCGCTCGCGGACGGCTGGGTCGTCGTCCCGGAGTCGACGGAGGGCTACGCCGAAGGCGAGACGGTCACGGTCGAACACTGGGAGTGGTCGCGATGAGCGACCGTCGGGAGTTCCGGGATCTGGCTTCGCCCGAGCGCGCACGCGAGGTCGTCGAGAACCTATCGATCGATCCCGAACCGGAGACGGTCCCGCTATCGGAGGCACGGGGACGGGTCCTCGCCGAGCGCGTCGACGCGACGCTCGACGTCCCCGGCTTCGACCGGGCGAGTATGGATGGCTACGCAGTGCAGGCGAGCGATACGATCGGTGCGAGCGAGGCCGATCCGGTCGAACTCCCCGTGGCCGGGACCGTCCACGCGGGGGAGGAGCCAGCAGTCACTGTCCAGGAGGGGACGGCCGCCGAGATCTCGACCGGTGCCGTGATGCCGCCGGGGGCCGACGCTGTCGTGGTCGTCGAGCGGACCGACGAGACGGACAACGGCGTCGCCGTACGGACGGCCGTCACGCCGGGCGAGAACGTGATGGTCGCCGGGGCGGACATCGCGGCCGGTGCGCGTGCGCTCGGCCCTGGTACTGAACTCACTGCTCGCGAGATCGGACTGCTGTCGGCGCTGGGCGTCGACGCGGTACCGGTCCGTGGCCGCCCGCGGGTCGGGATCATCTCGACCGGCGACGAACTCGTCCGTCCGGGTGAGACTGTCGACAGTGCCGTGGGAGAGATCTACGACGTCAACAGTTACACGATCGCGGCCGGCGTCGAGGAGGCCGGCGGTGAGCCAGTGGTCTATCCCCACGCTGGCGACGACTTCACGGAGATGGAGCGGTTGCTCCACGAGGCCGCAGACGAGTGTGACCTCGTGCTCTCCTCGGGGTCGACGAGCGCCAGCGCCGTCGACGTGATCTATCGCGTCATCGAGGAGCGCGGCGACCTCCGTCTCCACGGGGTCGCGATCAAACCCGGGAAGCCGATGCTGGTCGGAACTATCGGGGACGCAGCGTACGTCGGTCTCCCGGGGTATCCGGTGTCGGCACTGACGATCTTCCGGACGTTCGTCGCACCGCGACTGCGTTCGGCGGCCGGGCTGGCCGAGCCCCGGACGGCGACGGTCACCGGGACGATGGCCGTCCGGGAGCGCAGCCAGGAGGGGCGCCACCGGTTGGTCCCCGTCGGACTGGTCGAGACCACGGCGGGCGAGACGCTGGTGTACCCGGTCGACAAGGGGAGCGGCGCGACGACGAGTCTCGTCGAGGCCGACGGGACCGTGACCGTCGACGCCGACACGGAGTACCTGGCCGCCGACGAGCGCGTCACCGTCACACTGTTCTCCCCGTCAGTCCGTCCGCCGACGCTGCTTGGGGTCGGTGAGGACGATCCGACGCTGTCGGGGCTCCTCGATCGTCTGGAACGGCCGCGGTATCTCCCCGTGGGAACCCGCGAAGCGACTCGTCGCCTGGCGGACGGCGTCCCCGACGTCGCGGTCGTCAGCGGTCCCGAGGCCGTCCCCGAAGACGCGACGATCCTGGGTTCCTGGGAGCGGGAGTGGGGCCTCGTCGTGGCTCCCGAAGCCTCAGTCGCCGGACTCGCCGACCTCGTCGATGGAGAAGCCACGTTCGTCAACAGAGAGCGCGGCTCGGGCCTGCGTGCGAGCTTCGACGAGGCTCTGGACGCACTGGCAGCGGACCGCGGGGAGGAGCCGGCAGCGGTCAGGAGCGCCATCGACGGCTACGAACTGACGACGAAGGCCCACGAGAGTCCCCCACGTCGGGTGCGTTCCGGTGCTGCCGACGCGGGCCTCGGACTCGCGTCGACGGCCGAAACACTCGATCTGTCGTTCCGATCGCTGGGTACCGAGACCGTGACGGTACTGGCAAACCCCGACCGGACGGCGAAGCCGAGCGTCGAGCAGCTAGCGGACCTGCTCGGGGAGGAGGACTGAGAACCGATGTCGACCGACTTCGACCGCCTCGGGGAGCCGTTCCGGTTCGATTACGAGAGCGCAGTCCTGCGGTACGACCCCGAAGGCCTCGGCGACCTGGGTGCCGAACTCACCGCCCACGACTGTGAGCGTGCACTGGTCGTCTGTGGTGAGACCGTCGGTTCGACCCCGGCAGTCATGGACCCGATCAGGCGTGGCCTCGATACGCACCTGACGGAACTCTTCGCCCGGACGACGCCGGAGAAGCGGCTCGGGACCGCCATCGACGCGTATCGGGCGTTCACGGAGAGCAGCGCGGACAGTATCGTCGCTGTCGGAGGCGGCAGCAGCCTGGACCTGGCGAAAGTCACCGCCGTGCTCGTCGCCAGTGACGCGTCCCCGGCGGAGATCGGCGCGGAGTTCGCCGAAACCGGGAGCATCAGCGTTCCCGAATCGGGCCTGCCTCCGATCGTGGCGGTCCCGACGACGCTGGCCGGGGCGGACCTCACGCAGGTCGCCGGCCTCACTGCCGACCCGGCTACGTGTCCGGTCGAAAGCCCCGTCAGCGGCGGGATCTCCGCTCGCGGACTGATGCCCGCGGCAGTCTGGTACGATCCCTCGCTGATCGCGACGACACCTGAGACAGTCCTCGCTGGTTCGGCGATGAACGGCTTCGACAAAGGGATCGAGACGCTGTACGCGAGCACCGCGACGCCGGTGACCGACGCGACGGCCAGCCGGGGACTCGACCTCCTTCAGCGCGGGCTACTCGCGCTCGGCTCGGCGGACAGTGAGACGAACTCCGACGAATGGGTGTATCAGGCGCTGACACAGGGAATCATGCTCGTCCAGTACGGGATCTCCCGGCCCGCGGTGACCACCCTCTCGCTGATCCACGCGTTCGGGCACGGCCTCACCCGGACGTATCCGGTCCAGCAGGGTGCCGCACACGGGGTCGTCGCGCCACACGTCCTCCGGTACCTCTTCGACGCCGTCGACGGCCGCCGGGAGCTGTTGGCCGACGCGCTGGGCGTTGGGGACGCCGACGACAGCGCCGAAGCGGTCGTCGGTGCTGTCAAGGAGGTTGCAGGTGCGCTGTCGCTTCCAACCCGACTCCGTGACGTCGACGGCCCCGAGCAGAGCGAATTCCCGGCCGTCGCCAGGGCGATCCTCGACGACGTCTTCGTCAGGAACGCACCGAACGGTCTCGACCCGACACAGGCGGACATCGAGGCGATTCTCGAAGCGGCGTGGTAGTGCCGGAGGGAGTGTCCGACCGTCAGTCACTCCAGTCTGCCGTTCAACACCTTGGCGGCGACCAAGACCGGGTCCCACACCGGGCTGAAGGGCGGTGCGTAGGCCAGATCCAGCCGTTCGAGTTGCGCGACCGTCGTGTCGCGCTCGATAGCGGTCGCCAGCGTGTCGATCCGGATCGCCGCCCGATCCCGTCCCGATATCGCACCGCCGAGGACGCGCCCGCTGTCACGGTCCGCGGTCAGCGTCACCGTCGTCTCGTCGCCACCGGGGTAGTAGCCCGACCGTGAGCCGGCCGTGACCGTCTCCGAGACGGGGTCGAACCCTGCGGCTTCGGCCGCTTCGTGGTCGATGAGCCCGACCCGTCCACACTCCATGTCGAATGCTTTGACGACGGCCGTTCCGGCGATGTCCCCGACCGGACTCGGGGTTCCGGCGACGGTCTGGCCGATAGCACGTCCCGCACGGTTCGCCGTCAGTCCCAGCGGAACCCACGCCGGCTCGCCGGTCACTGCGTGGCGGGTCTCCGCGCAGTCGCCGGCCGCGTAGACGCCCTCGACAGTCGTCCGGCCGTGGTCGTCGGTCGTGACGGCTCCGGACTCGCCGAGTTCGACCGGCGTCCCCGAGAGCAGTTCGGTGTTCGGTCGGATGCCGATACCGACCAACACGAGGTCGACAGCCAGCCGGCCGTCCTCGTGGACGACGGCCTCGACCCGATCGTCACCGGCCAACTCCTCGACGGCACAGTCGGTGTGGAGCGTGACGCCTTGCTCGCGGACGTGCTCGGCTACCCGCTGGCCCGCTGCCTCGCCGAACGGCGGGATGAGGTGGCCGGATCGCTGGAAGACGTGTGTCTCCAGTCCGTGTGCCCGGAAGGCTTCGGCCATCTCGATACCGACGTAGCCGCCGCCGACGACCGCGACCGTCTCGGGCGGTTCCCAGGCGGTGTATCGCTCGACCGTCTCGCGGTCGACGGCCTCGACGCTGGTGTCGACCGGATCGGTGCCCGGCTCCCCAAGAACGGCCCTGATCGCACACGCGGCGTCGATCCCGTGGAGCGTGAACACACCGTCGAGCGAACTCCCGTCGATCGGATCGCTGACCGCGCGTGCGCCCGTCGCGACGAGAAGGTCGCTGTAGGACTGGACCGAGCGGTCGCCGTCGTGGGCAACGGTGACGGTCCGGTCGTCGGTATCGACGGCGACGACCTCGTGGTTCCGCCGGAGGGCGATCCCCCGATCCTCGACCTCCGACGGAGAGAGCGACAGGAGGTCCGTGACGTGTTCGACCTCGCCTTTCACGTAGTACGGTGTCCCGCAGTGAGCGTAGGAGATCCACCGCCCTTTCTCGTAGACGATCACGTCCCCGTCGGGACGCTCCCGGGCGAACTTGCTGGCGGCGCTCAGGCCGGCGGCGTCGCCGCCGACGACGACGAACGGGTCCGACATACGAGCGGTGTCGGCGGCCCCACACGTAACTGTTGAGTTACCCCAGGGTAAGCACCTGCTCCACGGGTCCGGGTCCGTCGGAGTGGAACCCGTTTTCCGCCCCGACTGACCCACCGAGACAGAGGACACGTATCGGGTACAGCACCGAAGCGACTTACGACACGTAACTACATGGCACTGGCCGCCGAGACCGCTCGTATGAGCGACACACCGGAGCAACTCGAAGTGTGGTGTGCCGGCGAGGAATGGTGTCCGATCACGACGACCGCGACACTCATCGGAAAGAAGTGGCATCCGGTCATCATCCACCGGCTACTGAAGTCGGGTCCCTCGGGATTCAACGACCTGAAGACGGAGGTCGACGGTATCTCCTCAAAGGTACTCTCGGACAGTCTCGAAGACCTCCAGGAGCACGGCCTCGTCGACCGGACGGTCGTCAACGAACAGCCGTTCCGGGTCCAGTACTCCCTGACCGACCGCGGTGCGTCCCTGGAACCGGTCATCACGTCGATGGCGGAGTGGGGGCAACAACACCTCCGCCCGCCGGAGGACGACGATATCCGGTAGCTCGTTCGGTTACGTCGGTCCGCGACACGGATGGCAGACCGCCGCATCTGTTTTACGCCCCACTGCCGTACACCGAGGTATGCCAGTCACTGACGAGGCGGGACTCCGGGAGATACTCGAACTGGATCGCGTGGCCGTCGTCGGCTGTTCGACGACGCCGGGCAAGGACGCCCACGAGATCCCGAAGTACCTCATCGAGCAGGGGTACGACGTCGTCCCCGTCAACCCCTTCGCCGACGAGATCTTCGGCCGGGAGGCCTACGACTCGCTGGCCGACGTACCGGGTGAGATCGACATCGTCGACGTGTTCCGGCCCAGCGAGGAGGTCAGCGGAATCGTCGACGAGGTGCTGGACCGGGACGACGTCGAGGTCGTCTGGCTGCAGTTGGGCATCCACGACGACGAAGCCGTCGAGCGCGCCGAGGCGGCCGGACTCCGTGTCGTCCAGGACCGCTGTATGAAGCCGACTCACCAGCAGTTGTTGGGCTAGGTGGCACATGCCTCGCCGCCGCGTCGCGTCTCCTCCGCGAGCGTCGTCTTCGCCGTCGCGAGTTCGACCCCGAGGACCGTCAGGTCGGAGCCGCGGTTGACGACCAACTGGATGGAGGTACTCTTACAGACCGACCCCCACGTCAGCGAGGAGTTGACCGCCATCCCGACCCCGATGTAGGGAATGAGTCCCTGTTCGAAGATGCTGATCGAGACCCGCGGGAACGCCACGCCGAAGCCCGCGCTGACGGACTGGCCGAACACACCGGCCGAATCGGCGCTCTCGGGGTCGATCTTCAGTGTCCCGAGAGTCGCCGTGGGGTTACGGTCGTGCCGTCGTAGGCGAACCCGGTGTCACCGGCGAACGTGAACCGCGACCGAGCGGTCGTGGAGGCCTCCAAGACGACGTCGATATTCGCCTTGAGGTGGATCGACGTCTCGACGGTGATCGGGACCGGCCCGGTCATGAAGACGTGCTTGAACGCGAACCCGCCCGGGAGCGAGATCTCCGTCGATCCCTCGACGCCGGTTCGGGCGGCAGCGATGTCGATGACGATCTCGCCCTCCAGCCCGTCGGCGTCGATGTCGGCCCGCTGGAGTTGCCCGCCGGCGTAGCCGGCCCGTCCGCCGGCCCTGACCGTCTTGACTTCACCGGTGCCGGTAAACCGCATTTCGCTGGCCCGCCCGACAGAGCGGTCATCTCGGCTTTCAGCCGGACGGAGTCGCCCATCGGCGTCAGCCCGAGCACGTAGTCGGTGTTGCCCTGGGTAAAGGCGAGTTCCAGTACCTCCCGGTTAGCCTGCTGGACCACCTCGGGTCGGCCGAGTGCGTTCCCCGCCTCGTCTAACGCGGTGACGCCGACGACCGCGGCGTTGGTCACCGACGAGGGCCCCGTCTCCGGCGACGCGATCGATCGGTCACCGCTCGCGGTGAACCGCTCGTTGATCCGGCTGGCCTCGAACCCCAGGTGGGCGTCCCAGCCCACCTCGCCGTCCTGTATCGCTTCGTTCAACGCGGCGAGTTCGGTGTCGACGACGCTGTCGCCGTCGCCGGACCCGCTACCGAGACAGCCCGCGACACCCGCCACACCGGCGGTCGCGAGCGCTCGCAGGAACCGACGCCGGTGTCGGTCCGGTACCTCGGTAGCCACGCGTCTCTCGGGATTCATAGGTCCGGGACGTAGGAGAGAGCATAACAGTTCGTAGGGAGACGACGCCCTCGAACTGGCCGGTCGCCGCAACGGTCCCGAACCGACGACAACCGCTCAGGAGGGGCCGTGACGAACGGCTGTCCAACCGCTGCCCGGGCTACCGCCCCGACGTCACCCCGAACGCGTCTCCTGGCCGTTACTCCCGTAGTTGAACGGTGGTCTGCCCGCGGATGTCACGCGAGGAGGAGCCGACCAGCAGGTCGTACGCACCGGTGTCGACGGTCCACTGTTCGGTCTCCGGGTCCCAGTACTGGAAGGCCTCGGGATCGACGGTGATCTGTGCGGTCCCGGTCTCGCCGGGCGTCACCGAGATCTTGTGGACGCCCGCGAGTTCCTTCGGCGGGCGTTCGATTCCCGGGTCCTGTGGCGCCACGTACACCTGGACGGCCTCTTTGCCCCGGCGCCCGCCCGTGTTCTCGACGTCGACCCGGACGGTGACGTTCTCACCGGCCTCGATCGACGAGGATGTCGTCCTGACCGAACTGTAATCGAAGGAGGTGTACGACTCGCCGTGACCGAACGGGAACAGCGGCTCGATCCCGGCTCGTCGAAGTGCCGGTAGCCCACGAACACGCCCTCGTCGTAGTGGACCGTCCCGTCGACTCCTGGGTACGCTCGCCCCTCGTCGGGTAGCGTCTCGACCTCGCCAGGGAGGTAGTCGGACAGCGACTCCCCGAAGGTCACCGGACTCTTCCCCGACGGGTTCGTCTCCCCGAACAGCAGGTTCGCGACCGCGGTCCCGCCCTCTTGGCCGGGGAACCACACCGCCATGATCGCGTCGACGTCGTCGACCCACGGCATCGCGACCGGCGCCTCCGTGTTGAGCAGGACGACGCTGTTGTCCGACTCGGCGGCGACGGCGTCGATCACCGCCTTCTGGTTCCACGGGAGGCCGAACTCGTGTCGATCGTCGCCGTAGAAGGTGTCGGTCTGTGCGAGGACGACGGTAGCGTCGGCGTCGGCCGCGGCCGCCTCGGCGTCGGCGATGGCCGACGGCGTCGTCCACTCCAGCGTGACCGGCGGCGACCCGGCGGCTTCGACGACGATCTCGTGCTCCGTCCCCGACTGGAGTTCCAGCGTCGCCTCCTCGGTCTTGGGGCCGAAGAAGCCGCCGCCCTCGCTGCGGACGACCGGGTCCCCGTCGACGACGACCCGGCCGCTGCCCTGACTGGTGAGTTCGAGCGCGTAGGTACCTGACTCCGGTGCGACGAGGGTTCCGCTCCACCGGACGGAGACGGTCTCGCTGCCGAGCGAGTCCAGGTCCGCCTGCGTGAGGTCGACGGTCTCCTCGGTCCGGGTCCGGACGGGGGTGCCCGACCAGTCGGCGTTGTCGAAGTACTCCGCAGTGAACCCTCTCCCGACGTCGTCGGACGGTCGGATTTCGTCCGGTCCGACGGCTTCTGGGCGCCGCGTGGCGACTGCCGTGACCGTCGTGTCGTCGGTGACCTCCTCGATGCCCTGGTGGAGCGGAATCCGTCGGATCGCCGTGACCGAGTCGCTCCCGCCGACGCTCTGTTTGAACGACTCGGGGTCGGGCCCGACGATAGCGATCTCGCCCGTCTCCTCGTCCAGCGGAAGCGTGTCGTCGTCGTTTTGTAGCAGGACCGAAGCCTCCTCGGCCATCCGCTGGGCGAGATCGAAGTGTTCCGACGTCCCGCGTGCGGGCTCGCTGCCGATCCGATCGCCCGAGAGTGCGCCGACCTCGTGTTGAGCCTGGAGTCCGTGTTCGACCATCTGATCGACGACCGTCTCCTCGTCGATCCGGTCGTTCTCGACGGCGTCGGCCAGCGTGCTCCCGAAGTAGTTCCCGGATGGCATCTCGACGTCCAGGCCGTTGACCGACGCGTGGACCGTGCTGTGCGTACCGCCCCAGTCCGAGATGACCATCCCGTCGAACTCCCAATCGTCCCTGAGGATATCGTCGAGCAGGTCGTCGTGCTCCGAGCAGAAGATGCCGTTGATCCGGTTGTACGCCGGCATCACCGCGCCCGCATCGCCCTCGGTGATCGCCTCGCGGAACGGCGGGAGATAGATCTCCCGAAGCGCCCGTTCGTCGGTGACGACGTTGTGCTCGGAGGTCGAGAAGTAGTCGTAGACCGAGCCAGTCGTGCTCGTCTGGTTGTACGCGGCGAAGTGTTTCAGCGTCGCGACGACGCCCTCCGACTGGACCCCGGTGGTGTACTCCCGTGCTAGTTCGCTTGCGAGGTGTGGGTCTTCCCCGAAGGTCTCCCCGGCCCGCGCGTGTACCGGGACGCGGAACGTGTCCATCGACGGCGCCAGCAGGATCGTCACGCCGCCGGATTTGGCCTCGCGGGCGATGACACGGCCTTGCCGTGTCGCGAGTTCCGGATCGAACGTCGCGGCGGCGCCGATCGGGTGCGGGAAGTCCGTCGTGGGCGACCCGAGCGACGCGCCGGGCGGCCCGTCGGCCATTCCCATCCCCGGAACGTCGAGCCGTGGGATCCCCGGCAGATGCCCCGCGATCCCGCTCGGCCCACCGGAGCCGCCGCGGGTCCGTGTGACCTTCTCTTCGAGGGTCATCTCGTCGACGAGTGCGGCAAGGTCGGGCTCGCCCCCGTGCTCGGCGCTGGCCGTGCCGCCAGCGCCCAACAGCGCCGCGGTAGCGAGGGCACCTGTCCCCCGCATGAACTCACGTCGCGTCGTCGTTCGTGTGCCGTCGTCGGTGCGATCGCCAGTATTGTCCACCATCGATAGTAGACAAAACGGCCCACGACCTAAACATTTGCCCAATAATTCAGTGTAAAAGTGGAATATATTTTTTAATATTCTCGAATCTTTTCGTTCTCTGTCCGTTCCACGGAAACAACGCCGGGCGCGCGGCCGGCAACGCTTATGAGAGTCGATACGGAAAACGGGCTATGCCCAGCGACACCGAGCTCGTCGAACGGCTCCAACAGTTCGGCTTCTCGGAGACGGAGGCGAGCGTCTATCTCGCCGTCGTCGAGCGGGGGCAGGCCACGCCGTCGACGATCGCGACGGCGGCCGACGTGTCGACGAGTTACGTCTACGACATCGCCGACACGCTCGAACAACACGGGGTCGTCAGGGTGGACCGACACCAGTCGCCGACGACGATCCGCGCACGTCCGCCGGACGCGGTGCTGGGCGACCGCGTCGAGACGATGCGCGAGACCATCTCGGCGGTCGACCGGCGGTTCGAACAGCCCTCCGAGGAGTTCGACGCACTGTCCGTGGTTCAGTCTCGACAGACGCTGTACGACCGATTTCGGCAGTTCATCGACAACGGTGAGTCCGAAATCTTCATCACGGTCCCTGCGGGGGTGCTACCGGAGATTGCCGACGAACTCGCGGCCGCCGTCGACCGCGGTGCCCTCGTGTTGCTCGCCGTGGCGGGGTCGACGGCCGACCTCCCGGCGTCGATGCTCGAACGCGTCGCGACGGTCGTCGCCTCTTGGGAACGCGGGATGACGGTCTATCTCACGGTCGATCAGTCGACCGGGATCATCTCGCCGTCCGCGCTGCTGGACTGGAAACACGGCGACGCCGAGGCGATCAGTTTCCACAACCAGTCGGTCGCCGTCGCCGTCGAGAGCGCGTTCCTCGGGACGATCTGGTCGGCCTCGGCGGAACTCGCCGTCCGCCGGCCGTCGTCGCTTCCCCGGACCTACCGGGGGTTCCGCGCGTCGATCTACGACACGGCCGTCTACATCCGCAAGGGAACGCCGATCCGGGCAAGGGTATCCGCCCGCCCGACGGGGACGAACGACGCGTTCTCGTCGCTCACCGGGGACGTCGTCGACGTGAGACAGAACTTCATCGAGCCGACGGACGCGGAGTTCAGCATGGAGGGATCGCTGACCCTCGATACTGGCGAGGAGACGGTGACCGTCGGTGGCGTCGGCGCCTTCCTCGAGGACTACGAGGCGGCCGAAGTGACGCTTCGCCCGCCGGAGTGAGCCAGCAACCGTTTTCCCCGCCCGGGAC
Above is a window of Haloarcula halophila DNA encoding:
- a CDS encoding UPF0058 family protein; the protein is MRKQELIHLHSLLAQVQVHYEEESETEVQHDEYATLGVKPTSIHKSKTDHKDAVFALADGIINDMAAESDETRTLAAD
- the glp gene encoding gephyrin-like molybdotransferase Glp; its protein translation is MHDEDRRTAGFKRKTRVEAARTAFHGEITPLSRTERVPVRQADERVLATGIDADRPIPHYARAAMDGYALRAADTHDASERSPVRLTVGDQPGTGQATKVHTGSVLPDGADAVIKVEETDRREGDIDVFSSVASGTNVGPVGEDIEAGQRLYDEGTQLRPSDLGLVKGTGYDDVAVYERPRVSVIPTGEELVQTDPEPGEIVETNGQTVAQYVERWGGVATDRSIVTDDLDALRAAISRDTDHDIVVTTGGSSVGERDLLPEVVDGLGDVIVHGVALKPGHPVALGVVDGTPVLNLPGYPVACIVTAVQFLRPALRRVGHMPVRGPPTTTARLTRKITSEPGTRSYARVTLDETDEGATATPVRSGGAGVLSSVALADGWVVVPESTEGYAEGETVTVEHWEWSR
- a CDS encoding molybdopterin biosynthesis protein; protein product: MSDRREFRDLASPERAREVVENLSIDPEPETVPLSEARGRVLAERVDATLDVPGFDRASMDGYAVQASDTIGASEADPVELPVAGTVHAGEEPAVTVQEGTAAEISTGAVMPPGADAVVVVERTDETDNGVAVRTAVTPGENVMVAGADIAAGARALGPGTELTAREIGLLSALGVDAVPVRGRPRVGIISTGDELVRPGETVDSAVGEIYDVNSYTIAAGVEEAGGEPVVYPHAGDDFTEMERLLHEAADECDLVLSSGSTSASAVDVIYRVIEERGDLRLHGVAIKPGKPMLVGTIGDAAYVGLPGYPVSALTIFRTFVAPRLRSAAGLAEPRTATVTGTMAVRERSQEGRHRLVPVGLVETTAGETLVYPVDKGSGATTSLVEADGTVTVDADTEYLAADERVTVTLFSPSVRPPTLLGVGEDDPTLSGLLDRLERPRYLPVGTREATRRLADGVPDVAVVSGPEAVPEDATILGSWEREWGLVVAPEASVAGLADLVDGEATFVNRERGSGLRASFDEALDALAADRGEEPAAVRSAIDGYELTTKAHESPPRRVRSGAADAGLGLASTAETLDLSFRSLGTETVTVLANPDRTAKPSVEQLADLLGEED
- a CDS encoding iron-containing alcohol dehydrogenase family protein; protein product: MSTDFDRLGEPFRFDYESAVLRYDPEGLGDLGAELTAHDCERALVVCGETVGSTPAVMDPIRRGLDTHLTELFARTTPEKRLGTAIDAYRAFTESSADSIVAVGGGSSLDLAKVTAVLVASDASPAEIGAEFAETGSISVPESGLPPIVAVPTTLAGADLTQVAGLTADPATCPVESPVSGGISARGLMPAAVWYDPSLIATTPETVLAGSAMNGFDKGIETLYASTATPVTDATASRGLDLLQRGLLALGSADSETNSDEWVYQALTQGIMLVQYGISRPAVTTLSLIHAFGHGLTRTYPVQQGAAHGVVAPHVLRYLFDAVDGRRELLADALGVGDADDSAEAVVGAVKEVAGALSLPTRLRDVDGPEQSEFPAVARAILDDVFVRNAPNGLDPTQADIEAILEAAW
- a CDS encoding FAD-dependent oxidoreductase: MSDPFVVVGGDAAGLSAASKFARERPDGDVIVYEKGRWISYAHCGTPYYVKGEVEHVTDLLSLSPSEVEDRGIALRRNHEVVAVDTDDRTVTVAHDGDRSVQSYSDLLVATGARAVSDPIDGSSLDGVFTLHGIDAACAIRAVLGEPGTDPVDTSVEAVDRETVERYTAWEPPETVAVVGGGYVGIEMAEAFRAHGLETHVFQRSGHLIPPFGEAAGQRVAEHVREQGVTLHTDCAVEELAGDDRVEAVVHEDGRLAVDLVLVGIGIRPNTELLSGTPVELGESGAVTTDDHGRTTVEGVYAAGDCAETRHAVTGEPAWVPLGLTANRAGRAIGQTVAGTPSPVGDIAGTAVVKAFDMECGRVGLIDHEAAEAAGFDPVSETVTAGSRSGYYPGGDETTVTLTADRDSGRVLGGAISGRDRAAIRIDTLATAIERDTTVAQLERLDLAYAPPFSPVWDPVLVAAKVLNGRLE
- a CDS encoding winged helix-turn-helix transcriptional regulator — protein: MSDTPEQLEVWCAGEEWCPITTTATLIGKKWHPVIIHRLLKSGPSGFNDLKTEVDGISSKVLSDSLEDLQEHGLVDRTVVNEQPFRVQYSLTDRGASLEPVITSMAEWGQQHLRPPEDDDIR
- a CDS encoding CoA-binding protein, translating into MPVTDEAGLREILELDRVAVVGCSTTPGKDAHEIPKYLIEQGYDVVPVNPFADEIFGREAYDSLADVPGEIDIVDVFRPSEEVSGIVDEVLDRDDVEVVWLQLGIHDDEAVERAEAAGLRVVQDRCMKPTHQQLLG
- a CDS encoding fibronectin type III-like domain-contianing protein, with the protein product MAPQDPGIERPPKELAGVHKISVTPGETGTAQITVDPEAFQYWDPETEQWTVDTGAYDLLVGSSSRDIRGQTTVQLRE